The nucleotide sequence TAATTTTTTCATTACGACCATCCGTTTCTCTTGTGTAATCTACCTTCACTATACATGATAAATTTTGGAAAAAGGTAAAGATTTTCTAAAGAAAACACAAAAAAGCATCCATGATGAAATGGATGCTCTTCAAAACTATTGACTGACTTCTGCCGATTCTTCTTTTTTCTCTTTTGACAAAAACCAGCCCGCTGCTGCAATTCCAACGAGTACAACATAGAATGTGATTTTCCACTCGGGGGATTTTGCAAATCCTTCAGGCAGCACAGCGAGTTCAGGATGCGACAGGGTGTAGATGGAAAGCTTTACTCCAACCCACCCGACAATTCCGAAGGCTGCAATTTCAAGACCCGGACGTTTATGAAGCAAGTCGACAAAGTAGTTTGCCGCAAATCTCATAATCACAAGCCCGATAATGCCCCCTGCGAAAATGACGAGGAATTTTCCGCCGTCAAGACCGCCGATTGGCGGCAGGCTGGTGTTTGGAAGCGTGACAGCGAGAGCCACAGCAGCCAAAATGGAATCTACAGCAAATGCGATATCTGCAAGCTCGATCTTCAGTACAGTTGCCCAGAATCCTGATTTTTTCTTATCCGGCTTCTCTTCTTCTTCTTTCTTTTTAAACACAAGTTTTCTTAAGATATGGTTCGCTGCAATGAACAGCAAGTAGAGAGCCCCGATCGCCTGAACCTGCCAGACATCCACCAGGAAGGAGATTGCAAACAAGGAGCCAAACCTGAAAACAAAGGCACCTGCAAGACCATAAAATAAAGCTTTCTTCCGCTGATCCTCCGGCAGGTGTTTGACCATAATGGCAAGCACAAGCGCGTTATCTGCGGCAAGCAGTCCTTCAATCGCAATCAAAAGCAGCAATACCCATCCATATTCCATCAGCATTGTTAGTTCCATCTGTTAGTCCCCCTTTACTACTGTGATAAAGTCCTGATCTTTGCTGATGACACCTTCATCGAAAACCAGCCTCGTGTTAAAGAAGTATGACCTCTCATCGTTTGATTCCGTAAGGTTTTGAGGAAGCCTGAATACGAAATCAATCCGGTTTTGTTCGTCAGCAGCAATTTGCTTTGAGGTTAAAATATTCGACGTTTCAAGCACATTCTCACTCCCGGCAGACAGATCAGCCGCAACCAAATCACAGTCAATCCGCTTCAGCTGCTGCTCAATCACACCGCCTTTTATTAAAAAGTAACCTTTCACACACTCACCGGGACTGAACTCTTCCTTAGTAAGGATTAAATCAATTTGAGCAGAACCAATACCTAGAATAGACATATATTTTCTTAGAATCATCTTCATTCCTCCTATTTAAATCCTATTTTTTTCGTGTACTTGTCATCAATGCGCTGTTCAATTTTTTCAAGCTGCGTTTTATCCTTCAGCAGTTCCTCTTTGTTTTCACGAATTAATTTTTCAATGGACCATCGGATTTTTTTCATATACTCTCACACCTCATATAGGAAATTTCGAATAAAAAAACCTTTGCCTGCATTCGGCAAAGGTTTTTTGTTCTTAAAAACAATAAAGACCTTTACCGGTAATAGGTAAAGGTCTTGCTAACAACGCAATGGTTGCCAATAGAGCCGGAAGCAAATTGCTTCGAAGTGACGACACTATTGTAAAAGCTACTCCCCTTTAGGAGGTTCATTTATTCGATTGGTATACTGCTATTTTATAAGAAACCGACAATGATGTCAACAACTAATCTAAATTTTATAATAATTAGGCGGTTGTCAGACGTTAGAAAAGGCAGGCGGGTACACCACTGTTCCTGCTGCTTGTTCAAGAGAACCCTGCTCTAATTCCAAAGCCATAAAAACCTCATCACGCACTTCAAAAGGCGGCTTAATTCCATATTCAATTGCAGGCTTAAAACCAAATTTGGCATAAAACAGAGGATGTCCAAGAACGATGACAGATTTGTACCCCAGCATTTTACTGCGTATCAACCCATCTCTCACAAGGGCTGAACCAATGCCCTTATTCTGCATCTGAGGACTGACTGCCATAGGAGCCAGCGCCAGCGCTGCTATTTTATTATTTTGAGTTTGAATATGAATGCTGCTAAAAAGGATGTGACCAATGATATTGCCTGTGTCACCCAATGCTACCAGTGATAACTCAGGAATAAACCCGTCAGAGCTCCTTATTTCCGCAATCAGCTTTGCTTCGTTTTCCTGACAGAACGCATCATCATTCATTTGTTTTATTTCTTGAATGTCTTCTTC is from Bacillus sp. FSL H8-0547 and encodes:
- a CDS encoding TerC family protein → MELTMLMEYGWVLLLLIAIEGLLAADNALVLAIMVKHLPEDQRKKALFYGLAGAFVFRFGSLFAISFLVDVWQVQAIGALYLLFIAANHILRKLVFKKKEEEEKPDKKKSGFWATVLKIELADIAFAVDSILAAVALAVTLPNTSLPPIGGLDGGKFLVIFAGGIIGLVIMRFAANYFVDLLHKRPGLEIAAFGIVGWVGVKLSIYTLSHPELAVLPEGFAKSPEWKITFYVVLVGIAAAGWFLSKEKKEESAEVSQ
- a CDS encoding sporulation protein, which gives rise to MILRKYMSILGIGSAQIDLILTKEEFSPGECVKGYFLIKGGVIEQQLKRIDCDLVAADLSAGSENVLETSNILTSKQIAADEQNRIDFVFRLPQNLTESNDERSYFFNTRLVFDEGVISKDQDFITVVKGD
- a CDS encoding FbpB family small basic protein, with the protein product MKKIRWSIEKLIRENKEELLKDKTQLEKIEQRIDDKYTKKIGFK
- a CDS encoding N-acetyltransferase; amino-acid sequence: MYKIRPEREEDIQEIKQMNDDAFCQENEAKLIAEIRSSDGFIPELSLVALGDTGNIIGHILFSSIHIQTQNNKIAALALAPMAVSPQMQNKGIGSALVRDGLIRSKMLGYKSVIVLGHPLFYAKFGFKPAIEYGIKPPFEVRDEVFMALELEQGSLEQAAGTVVYPPAFSNV